TGAAGGATGCACCGCGCATTCTGGAGCAACTGCAGGTGGAACCCCGCTGGCAGCAGGCGGTGGAAGCCGTGCTGGCAGATCAGTTACAGGGATTGCTGGTGGACAACCTGGAGTCACTGTCACCTCGGCTGGCGAGCCTGGAATCCGGACATCTCAACCTGATGGAAACCGGTGCGCTGGGGGTTGCTGACATCCAGGGTACGCTGGCATCCGTGGTCGAGGGCCCGGACGCACTGCGCCTGCTTCTGGGCCGGGTGCGTCTGGCTGATGATCTGGATAGCGCCCTGCGTCAGCGCGGCGACCTGTCCCCGGGTGAAATGCTGGTTACCCCCGAAGGCATTTGTCTGGGTAATGGCTGGCTGCGCCTGGAGCGTGGGGATGCCAGCGCCGGCATCCTGGCGCGGGAACAGGAAATCCGCGAACTGGCAGCCCGGGTGGAAGAACTGGAACCCCGGGTGGAACAACTCAACCAGCAGCTTGCCGATGATCGCAGACAGCTGGCGCAACAGGAACAACGCCGCACGGAACAGCAACACGCCATGGAGCAGGCCGGCAAGGAAGTGGCGGCCATCCAGGCCCAGCTCAGTGGCAAACGCGCCCGCGCCGATCATATCCGCCAGCGCATGGAAGGCCTGGCTCAGGACATGCAGGAGATTCGCCAGCAGTTGGAGCAGGACAAGGAGAACATGGAACAGGCCCGCCAGCGTCTGCACCGGGCGTTGGAACAGATGGAAATCTTTAGCGTGCAGCGTGAACAGCTGGCTGCCCGTCGTGAGCGGTTGCAAAAGGAACTGGCGGATGCCCGGGAAACCTCCCGCCAGGCCCGCAGTGAAGCTCACCAGATTGCCTTGCGGGTGGAATCCATGCGCAGCTCGGAACAGTCCCTGCGTGATGGCATAGAGCGCGCCGCCCAGCAGCTCGCCCAGTACGAGGAACGCTGCCGGATTCTGGAAGAACAGATGGAGAAGGGCAGCGAGCCCCTCCAGGCTCAACAACAGGAACTGGAAGCCCTGCTGCAGAAACGGGTAGGAGTGGAAGCCGAACTCAAAACAGCCCGTCAGCAACTGGAATCCATCGACCATCGCCTGCGGGAGTTGGACAAGGAACGCCATGAAGCAGAGCAGCAGGTACAGGAGCAGCGCGACAAGCTGAACCAGGCCAATCTTTCCCGGCAGGAAGTGGTGGTGCGTATCACCACCCTGGAAGAACAACTGCAACAGACGGGAAAACCCCGCGCGGAGTTGGAACAAGGCTTGCCCGAGGACGCGGATATCCATACCTGGAAAGAGCGTTCCGGACTTCTGGCCCGGCGCATCCAGCGCCTGGGGGCCATCAATCTGGCGGCTATCGACGAGTTCCGGGAACAGAAAGAGCGTATGGAATACATCGATGCCCAGCACGCGGATGTCACCAAGTCCCTGGAAACCCTGGAAGAGGCGATCCGCAAGATCGACCGGGAGACCCGCACCCGTTTCAAGGAGACCTTCGACAAGGTCAATGGCGGACTCAAGGCCATGTTTCCCAAGCTGTTCGGTGGGGGCCATGCCTACCTGGAAATGGTGGGCGAGGATCCCCTGGATGCCGGAGTGGCCATCATGGCGCGCCCCCCGGGCAAGCGCAACTCAAGTATCCATCTCCTTTCAGGTGGCGAGAAGGCCCTGTCTGCCGTGGCCCTGGTGTTCTCCATCTTCCAGCTCAACCCGGCGCCCTTCTGCATGCTGGACGAAGTGGACGCGCCCCTGGACGATGCCAACGTGGGGCGTTTCTGCGAGTTGGTCAAGGAAATGTCCGATACGGTGCAGTTCATCTTCATCACCCACAACAAGGTGACCATGGCGATTTCCAACCAGCTGCTGGGTGTGACCATGAACGAACCGGGAGTCTCCCGCCTGGTGTCCGTGGACGTGGAGGAAGCGGCGCAGATGGCGGCCATGTAGGCTTGTCCATTGGCATCCTGAGTCACTGCAACAAAGGGGGAGACTGATCATGGGGGAGAAACGCCGCAATCACATCCATGGTCACGTCCGGTGTCCAGTGGTGTTGGGTTTCCTGTTGCTGCTTTGTTGGTTCAATCCGGCTTCTGCCGACACGCCCAACCTCACCTGGGAAGAGGCCATGGCCCGCAGCCGACTGGTTTCATCCGTGGACTACCAGCTGTATTTCGAGTTTGGCGCCGGCAGTGGGGAATACCTTGGCCGGGTGGAAGTGGCTTTCGACCTGGCGTCCCGGCCGGAATCCCTGTTTCTCGACTTTCAGGGAGATCACCTGAAAAAGTTGCGGGTCAATGACAGGGAAATACCGGATGCGGCCATCCGCAACTACCGGGTATATCTGGCGCCTGAATTGCTGAGGGTCGGCCGTAACCGGGTGACCCTGGAATATGAGAATGCCTTCGATACCAATGGCTCAGGTCTGAGCCGTTTCGTGGATCCGGCGGACGGCAATGCCTATTTCTTTTCCCACTTCGAGCCTTTCCATGCGAATCGCCTGTTTCCCTGTTTCGACCAGCCGGATCTCAAGGCCAGCTACGCGCTGACGGTAGTGGCGCCCAAAGGCTGGCGGATACTGAGCAATACTCTGGCCGACACCACTGTGAGTGGCAGCCGCGCCCGTCATGTGTTCAACAGGAGCAAGCGTTTTTCCACCTACCTGTTCGCCCTGGCGGGCGGTCCATTTGCGGTTTTCGAAGATCAACGGGCGAGGGTGCCCAGCCGTGTATTCACGACCCGGAGCATGGCGGCTTATGCCGATGTGGAACAGATCTTCGAAGTGACCCGCCAGGGGATGGATTTCTACGAGGATTATTTTGGCATTCCGTACCCTTTTGGCAAGTATGACCAGATTTTCGTGCCGCATTTCAACGAAGGGGCCATGGAGAATGTGGCTGCGGTCATCATCAATGAAGACAGTTATCTTTACCGGGAAAAACCGCGGCCTTCCCAACTGAAGCGGCGGGCCAATACCTTGTTGCATGAAATGGCGCACATGTGGTTCGGGGATATTGTCACCATGCGCTGGTGGAACGACCTGTGGCTGAATGAGAGTTTTGCCACCTACATGTCCTACCTCGCTCAGGTTCGTGCCACCGGGGACAAGGATGCCTGGCAGGGTTTTTCCAGCCGTATGAAAGCCTGGGCCTATTGGCAGGATCAGTTGCCCACCACCCATCCCATAGAAACCCGGGTGCCGGATACCTCGTCCACTTTCGATAATTTTGATGGCATTACTTACGGGAAAGGTGCTGCGGTACTCAAGCAACTGGCATTTTTTGTCGGCCCGGAAAATTTCAGGAAGGGCGTTGCGGCCTACCTCAAGGGTCATGCCTGGAAAAATGCCGCACGCAGGGATTTTACCCATGCCCTGGAAAAATCTTCCGGCAGGAATCTGGAGGACTGGACCCGCCTGTGGTTGCAGACCTCGGGCATCAATACCCTGGAGGTTGATTACCGCCTGGATTCCAAAGGCAGGATTTCGCACTTCGAGGTGTTGCAGGGCAAGGGAAATGGGGATGCCGTGCTGCGCCCCCATCGTCTGCAGATTGCTTTCTATACGGCCGGAATCAAGGTCAGGACCGTCAACGTGGAGATTCGCGGGGCGCGTACCCGGGTCAAAGCCCTGGAAGGTCTGGCTGCGCCGGACTTCATCTTTCCCAACCAGGGGGATCATGCCTATGCCAAGTGCTATCTGGATCAGCGCAGCCTGGACTGGGCCAGGGCCAGGGCCCATCTGGAACGTCTGCCGGGGGATATCCGTGTGGCGATCTGGAATACCCTCTGGTTCATGGTCCGGGATGGGCGCCTGCCACCTGCCGCCTACATGGAGATTTTTCTGGACAAGGTGGCCCGGGAAACGGATGCAAGCCTGGTCGAAGCCTTCCGCTGGAAACTTGACACCTTGCTGAATCAGTATATGAGCCAGGAGGAATGGCGCACCAGTGTCCGGCATTTATACGACCTGGCCTGGCAGCAGCTGAAATCACTGCCACCGGGATCCGATCTTCAGGCGGCCTGGCTGGAGCACTTCCTGCGTGGCGCGGAATCCGCGGAAGCTGCCCGGCGCCTGCAAGGCATGCTGGAAGGCAGGGTGGTGGTGCCAGGACTGGAACTTGGCCAGGACCGGCGCTGGCGGATTCTGATTCGTCTGGCGGCGTTGGGAGTCGAAGATATCGAAGCACTGCTGTCCCGGGAATCCTTGCGCGATCCCGGGGAACGGGGCCGCAAACAGCTGTTCGTGGCCCGGGCAGCCCTGCCTGATCCGGCTTCCAAGGCCAGGATCTGGAAGCGGCTGCTGGAGGACAGGAAACTACCTCTGACCTATGTGCGTGCTGCCCTGGAGGTATTTTATCAGCGTTCCCACCCGGAACTGACCCATCCCTGGGCGGAGCGATACTTTCAGGTGCTGCCCGGCGTGGTGAAGAATCGCAGTCCCAGGTTCGCCCGGAGTTTCATTCGGTTTGCTTTTCCCCGTATGAACGTCGAGCCATCCGTTCTGGACGAGACTGACAGGCTGTTGCAGGAAGACATCGGCAAGACCGGTTTTCTGCACAGGCTGCTGCTCGAGGCGCGGGACTCCCTGGCCAGGGCCCTGCGAATCCGGCATTCCTGAGAGGCCGGTGAGAACCCTGATGGGAACTGGTGTCGTCTGAAGCGTCCCCGGGTGGGAGGATCTCAGGGTTTTTCGATGCGGGCGTAGGCCGAGTGATTGTGGATGGATTCGAAGTTTTCGGCTTCCACCACATAGGACTCGATGCGGGTATCCGCATTGAGCCGGCCTGCGACGTCCCGCACCACGTCTTCCACGAACTTGGGGTTGTCGTAGGCGCGCTCGGTGATGAATTTTTCATCGGGACGCTTGAGCAGACTGTAGAGTTCGCTGGAGGCTTCCGCCTCCACCAGTTCGATGATTTCCTCTATCCACATGAAATCACGGGTACTCACGGTAACCGTGACATGGGAACGCTGGTTGTGAGCGCCACGGTCGGAGATGGACTTGGAGCAGGGGCACAGGCTGGTGACGGGCACGACGACTTTGGTGAAGATGCTGGGCCTGCCGTCCTCGACTTCACCGATAAGGGTTACGTCGTAGTCCATGAGGCTCTGTACTCCGGACACGGGAGCCGTCTTGTTGACAAAGAACGGGAAGGCCATTTCGATATGCCCGGCTTCGGATTCCAGCAGCTCCACCATTTCCAGCAGCATGTCTTCAAAGGAACTGATGGAAATCTCACGTTCGTGGTTATTCAGTATCCCCACGAAGCGGGACATGTGCGTACCTTTGAAATTGTGCGGCAGGAACACATACATGTTGAAATTGGCAATGGTGTGCTGCTCACCCTCACTGCGGTCTTTCACCCGCACGGGATGGCGGATGTCCTTGATGCCGACGCGGTTGATGGCAATCTGCCGGGTATCGGCGCTGCCCTGTACGTCCTCGATTTCGGGAGTCGATGTGCTGCAGTGAGTGGTCATGGATGGACAATGGGTTCCGGATGATAGCCGCTCATTTTAGCCCGGTTGGGCATATAAGGGAAATCTGAAATAACCCTTGGCTTGTCGGGTCTGATTCCGGCTAATGGCTAATGAGCACGCTGCACCACATAACGGGCCAGGTGGCGCAGCTGATCCGCTTCCGCTCCGAAGTCCACCAGAGCATTCAGGGCTTCATCCAACAATTCCTGTGCCTTCTGCCGGGCGCCATCCAGTCCCAGCAGGCCGGGATAAGTCGGTTTGTTGGCAGCGGCATCCTTGCCTTGGGTCTTGCCCAGGGTGTCGGTATCGCTGGTGATATCCAGAATATCGTCCTGCACCTGGAAGGCCAGGCCCACGGCCGTGGCGTAGTGGCCGAGCAACAGCAGTTGCTGTTCAGTGGCGCCAGCGGCCATGGCGCCCATTTGCACGCTGGCGCGGATGAGGGCGCCGGTTTTGTGAATATGCATGATTTCCAGCTCCGGCAGGGTCAGTTCCCGGGCCACGGCGTCGATATCCATGGCCTGGCCTCCGGCCATGCCCCGGGAACCGCTGGCAGTGGCCAGCAGGCGCACCATCTGCAGGCAGGTATCCGCCGGGAGTTGATCCTGGTGATGGGTCAGCAGGCGAAAAGCCAGAGACTGCAGGGCATCCCCTACCAGAATGGCTGTGGCTTCGTCATAGGCCCGGTGACAAGTGGGTTTGCCCCGTCGCAGGTCATCGTCGTCCATGGCGGGAAGATCGTCATGCACCAGGGAATAGCTGTGAATCAGTTCCACGGCGCAGGCAGGTATGTCGAGTGCTTCCGGCGCGCCCCGGCAGGCCTGACCGCTGGCATAGACGAGTATGGGGCGCACTCGCTTGCCACCGTTGAAGGTGGCGTAACGCATGGCTTCGTGCAGACGGGCAGGCTCGATGGAGGTGCCGGGCAGCTGCTGTTCCAGGGCTTGTTCCACCCGGGATACGCATGCTTTGGAAAATTCGCTGAAAGTGGCGTTAGTCGGCATGGTCGGGCTCGAAAGCTTCCGGCTCTGCATCCATGCTTTTTTCACTGAGTATGCTGACTTTCTGCTCCGCTTCAGACAGCAGTTTCTGGCAGTTGCGGAACAGGGCTACGCCGCGTTCGAAGACTTTCAGGGACTCTTCCAGGGAAATATCGCCCTGTTCAAGTTTTTCCACGATATCCTGGAGTTCGCCCCGGGCAGTTTCAAAATCCAGGTTTTCCGGTTTTTTTCGGCTCATTGCAGCTCGGTGAATGGTTTCGCAGGCAGCAAAATACCCCACTCACCGGTCTGCTGCAATGATACGTGTGTATTTTGCCGAACCTTTCTGTTCTTTCCCGGGCGAGGGCTGTAAACTTTCGCCCTTGAATATCATCCTTTTCGGTGTGTGCTGTGTGTGGAATAAAACAAGGGCTTTTGCTTTCCCTGCTGCTTTGTGCCGGCGGCCTGTTTGCGGCCCCTACTGACCGGTACGAAGAACTGACCGGGGATCAGGACGATTTCGAGGCGAATGTGAAGGAATGGAAGGAGTTCCGCACGGAAATTCCGCCCATCCCCAATGATGATGACTGGACTCCGGTTGCCATCGATGCTTTGCCGAAAAATCTCCATGCCTACCTGGATCTGAATACCCTGAACCTGTCGGACAAGGACTTCGTAGTGCGCTACTGGCTGTTGATTCGTTCTGACAAGGGCGCCTACACGGCAACTTTTGAAGGCACTCGTTGCAGTGCCGGGGAGTACATCATCTACGCCTGGGGTTACCGGAAACGCACTCCTCCCTTGCGCCGGGTGAAACAGCCCCGATGGCGACCCCTGAATGGCCAGAGGAACGGCAATTATCGCCAGGAGCTGGCCCGGGACATACTCTGTGCCGGAGAAACTCCACGCAGGAAGTATCAGATCCAACAGGCTGTGAAAGGCCTCTATGAAGCTCACAACCCTTTCAATAATTGGGTGAACGATGACTGACGCATACGACGCCTCGGCTATCGAGGTTCTCAGTGGTCTGGAGCCCGTGCGCAAGCGCCCGGGAATGTACACGGACACCACGCGCCCCAATCACCTGGCTCAGGAGGTTATCGACAACAGTGTGGATGAGGCCCTGGCGGGATTTGCCCACCAGATCGAGGTGACCCTGTACAAGGACGGTTCCCTGGAGGTGGCAGATGACGGTCGCGGCATGCCTGTGGATATCCATCCGGAGGAAGGTCTCCCCGGGGTGGAGGTCATCCTTTGCAAGCTGCATGCCGGAGGCAAGTTTTCCAACAAATCCTACCAGTTTTCCGGTGGTCTGCATGGCGTGGGAGTGTCTGTGGTGAATGCCTTGTCCCGGCATCTCGAGATCTGGGTCAAGCGTGATGGCAGGGAATACAATATTGCCTTCGCCAATGGCGAGAAGGTTTCGGACCTGGAAGTCGTGGGCAAGGTGGGCAAGCAGAATACCGGCACCCGTATTCGCTTTTGGCCGGACACCAGCTTTTTTGACAGCCCCAGATTCAGCGTGCGTCAGCTCAAGCATGTGCTGCGCGCCAAGGCCGTGCTATGCCCCGGCTTGCGGGTGCGGTTCACCGAGGAAAAGAGCGGCGAGACCGAGGAATGGCAATATGCCGACGGTCTCACGGACTATCTCATGGAAGCCCTGCAGGGATTTGAAATGCTGCCGGCAGAGCCTTTCACAGGGAGCATGTCCAGTGCTGTGGAAGCGGCCGACTGGGCGGTTGCCTGGCTGCCGGAGGGGGGCGAGCCTCTGACGGAAAGCTATGTCAACCTGATTCCCACGGCACAGGGGGGTACGCATGTGAACGGTTTGCGTGCGGGTCTTACGGAGGCCGTGCGTGAGTTCTGCGAGTTCCGCAATCTGCTGCCCCGGGGGGTGAAGATCACACCGGATGATGTCTGGAACCGGGTCAGCTATGTGCTGTCCGTAAAAATGGCGGATCCCCAGTTTTCCGGCCAGACCAAGGAACGTCTGTCTTCCCGGGAATGCGCGGCCTTTGTTTCCGGTGTGGTAAAGGATGCCTTCAGCCTGTGGTTGAATCAGAATACCGCTGTGGGTGAGGCGATTGCCGATTTGGCCATCAACGCCGCCCAGACGCGCATGCGTGCAGGGCGCAAGGTGGTGCGCAAGAAAGTCACCCAGGGACCGGCCCTGCCAGGCAAGCTGGCGGACTGCGCTTCGGACGACATGAAGCGCACAGAGTTGTTTCTGGTGGAAGGGGATTCTGCCGGAGGATCCGCCAAGCAGGCCCGGGACAAGGATTTCCAGGCCATCATGCCTTTGCGCGGCAAGATTTTGAATACCTGGGAGGTGGGATCGGCAGATGTACTGGCCTCCCAGGAAGTGCATGATATTTCCGTGGCCATCGGTGTGGAGCCGGGGGTGGATGATTTGTCCAAGCTGCGTTTCGGCAAGATCTGCATCCTGGCGGATGCCGATTCCGATGGGCTGCATATCGCTACCTTGTTGTGCGCCCTGTTCGTGCGCCATTTCCCCAAGCTGGTGCGTGAAGGCCATGTGTATGTGGCGATGCCGCCCCTGTACCGCATCGACGTGGGCAAACAGGTGTTCTATGCTCTGGATGATGCTGAAAAACAGGGCATATTGGCACGTATTGAGGCGGAAAAACTGCGGGGCAGGGTCAATGTGCAGCGTTTCAAAGGGTTGGGTGAGATGAATCCTTTGCAGCTGCGCGAGACCACTATCCATCCCGATACCCGGCGCCTGGTGCAACTGGCCATGGAGCCTGGGGATGAAACCATGAAGGTAATGGACATGCTGTTGGCAAAGAAACGTGCAGCCGATCGAAAATCCTGGTTGCAGGAAAAGGGCGATATGGCGGAAGCCGCCCAGGATCTTATTGCAGGAGTTGAAGCCTGATGAAATACCTGAGTTTACTGTTGTTGTTTCTTGGTATGCCCTTGTCAGCGGCGCCTAACGGCAAGGCCCTCTACGAGGAGAAATGCAGTGTCTGCCACCACTTCAGGGGTGAGGGCGGTATTGGCCTGCCGCTGACACAGGAGATCCTTTCCCAGGTGCCGGATGATTATATTGCGCACACCATTCGTGTAGGGCGCCCGGGACGTATCATGCCGTCCTTCAATACCCTGAGTGATGCCCAGGTCGATGCGATCATCCGCTATATCCGCAGTTGGTCCGGAAAACCCGGCCCGGTTTTCAAGGCGGCCAGGCTCAAGGGGAATGCGGCAAAGGGTAAACCTCTTTATGAAAAGCACTGTGTGCGCTGCCATGGCCAGGATGGCAGTGGGGAAGGGGCGGGTACGGGAGTGACCCTGTCACGGGAACGCTCTTTCATGGTAATGCCTGCGGCCCTGAACAATCCCGGTTTTCAGCAGTCGGCTTCGGATGCCATGATTCACGATATTGTCCTGTCCGGGCGCAAAGTGGGGGGCATGCCCTCCTTCAAGAGCAAACTTACGGATCAGGAGGTGGCTGATGTTGTCGCCTATGTCCGTACCCTGAAACCGCCAGTGGCAAAACAGGGTATGGAAGAATGGCGCGGCAAGCCGGCTTACATCATGGAGTCTCCCTATGATTTCGAGACCACGGTGGAGAATGTGAAACAGGCTCTGACCGGCGCCAACTTCCGCATCTTCCCCCAGCGTTACCTGGAGCAGGGCCTCACAGACGAGTTCAGTGTGAATACCCGTCAGATCAGCATCCGTTTTTGCAACTTCAAGGAGCTTTACCATCTGCTCAACATCGATCCGCGGTTGGGCACGGTATTGCCCTGCCGTATCAATGTCATCGAGCAGGATGGCAAGGTGCTGGTGATTTCCGCCAATGTTGCGCAACTGGCCACATTGTTCAACAACCAGGAGCTGTCTGAAGTGGGCGTGCTCATGGAAGAGATCATTCTTTCCGTGATGGAGGAGGCAACCCTGTGAGAAAACTGATTGCAATAGCCCTGATACTGCTGATGGCAGGCCTGGCATCGGCCGCAGAACAGACCCTGGTCATGGTGCGCAGCCCCGCCAAATCCAGTCATGTCATGGATGTGCTCAAGGAGACGATTCTTGAATATGGCTACCAGGTGGCGCATGTGCAACGCTGTGATGGCGGCATGGCGGAGTTCCATTACAAGTCGGATTTCTACCGTGTGGTATTTTTCGGCAAGGTGGAGGAGGTGCGTGCGGTGCTCAAGCGTCATCCGGAGATGTCGCCCTATCTGCCCCTGAAGATCGCGGTAGTGGCGGAGAACAAGGATACGGTGCTGGCCTCGGTGGATCCCCGGGCCCTGGCTCCTCTGTTTCCGGATGATCCTGAGCTCCAGGTATTGCTGGCCCGCTGGTACAACGATATCCGTTCCGTGATGGATGAAATGCGCAACCTGAACAATACCCAATGAGCGAACACTATACCG
This sequence is a window from Thiolapillus brandeum. Protein-coding genes within it:
- the smc gene encoding chromosome segregation protein SMC yields the protein MRLEKIKLAGFKSFVDPTTVPFPSALVGVVGPNGCGKSNVIDAVRWVMGESSAKMLRGESMADVIFNGSSARKPVGVASVELVFDNSDGKAGGQYAQYSTISVRRQVSREGQSTYFLNGVRCRRRDITDLFLGTGLGPRSYAIIEQGMISRIIESRPEELRVYLEEAAGISKYKERRRETENRIRHTRDNLERLTDLRDEIEKQLRHLERQAATAEKYKTFKAEERQVNAELLLLRLRDMEQEQARKDRRIAEEKNRFEKALANQRRVESEIEAQREAHNEANEVFNEVQGRFYAAGADIARLEEAIQYARESRQRNEAELLRARQALDEARAHRSQDEGKLQEMAQTLMQDQPELEMARARAEELAERQAAAEQAMQAWQGEWDSFNATATEPAQTAQVERTLINQLEQQEKQLKTRLARLEDEQHKLADLKLQAEIGELEAQEEEKTALLEELREGAEEVNLIIGETRTRLEEQQQSLAGARSELETARGRLASLRTLQQAAMGDDDEAFSSWLEATGLKDAPRILEQLQVEPRWQQAVEAVLADQLQGLLVDNLESLSPRLASLESGHLNLMETGALGVADIQGTLASVVEGPDALRLLLGRVRLADDLDSALRQRGDLSPGEMLVTPEGICLGNGWLRLERGDASAGILAREQEIRELAARVEELEPRVEQLNQQLADDRRQLAQQEQRRTEQQHAMEQAGKEVAAIQAQLSGKRARADHIRQRMEGLAQDMQEIRQQLEQDKENMEQARQRLHRALEQMEIFSVQREQLAARRERLQKELADARETSRQARSEAHQIALRVESMRSSEQSLRDGIERAAQQLAQYEERCRILEEQMEKGSEPLQAQQQELEALLQKRVGVEAELKTARQQLESIDHRLRELDKERHEAEQQVQEQRDKLNQANLSRQEVVVRITTLEEQLQQTGKPRAELEQGLPEDADIHTWKERSGLLARRIQRLGAINLAAIDEFREQKERMEYIDAQHADVTKSLETLEEAIRKIDRETRTRFKETFDKVNGGLKAMFPKLFGGGHAYLEMVGEDPLDAGVAIMARPPGKRNSSIHLLSGGEKALSAVALVFSIFQLNPAPFCMLDEVDAPLDDANVGRFCELVKEMSDTVQFIFITHNKVTMAISNQLLGVTMNEPGVSRLVSVDVEEAAQMAAM
- the pepN gene encoding aminopeptidase N — protein: MGEKRRNHIHGHVRCPVVLGFLLLLCWFNPASADTPNLTWEEAMARSRLVSSVDYQLYFEFGAGSGEYLGRVEVAFDLASRPESLFLDFQGDHLKKLRVNDREIPDAAIRNYRVYLAPELLRVGRNRVTLEYENAFDTNGSGLSRFVDPADGNAYFFSHFEPFHANRLFPCFDQPDLKASYALTVVAPKGWRILSNTLADTTVSGSRARHVFNRSKRFSTYLFALAGGPFAVFEDQRARVPSRVFTTRSMAAYADVEQIFEVTRQGMDFYEDYFGIPYPFGKYDQIFVPHFNEGAMENVAAVIINEDSYLYREKPRPSQLKRRANTLLHEMAHMWFGDIVTMRWWNDLWLNESFATYMSYLAQVRATGDKDAWQGFSSRMKAWAYWQDQLPTTHPIETRVPDTSSTFDNFDGITYGKGAAVLKQLAFFVGPENFRKGVAAYLKGHAWKNAARRDFTHALEKSSGRNLEDWTRLWLQTSGINTLEVDYRLDSKGRISHFEVLQGKGNGDAVLRPHRLQIAFYTAGIKVRTVNVEIRGARTRVKALEGLAAPDFIFPNQGDHAYAKCYLDQRSLDWARARAHLERLPGDIRVAIWNTLWFMVRDGRLPPAAYMEIFLDKVARETDASLVEAFRWKLDTLLNQYMSQEEWRTSVRHLYDLAWQQLKSLPPGSDLQAAWLEHFLRGAESAEAARRLQGMLEGRVVVPGLELGQDRRWRILIRLAALGVEDIEALLSRESLRDPGERGRKQLFVARAALPDPASKARIWKRLLEDRKLPLTYVRAALEVFYQRSHPELTHPWAERYFQVLPGVVKNRSPRFARSFIRFAFPRMNVEPSVLDETDRLLQEDIGKTGFLHRLLLEARDSLARALRIRHS
- the folE2 gene encoding GTP cyclohydrolase FolE2 — encoded protein: MTTHCSTSTPEIEDVQGSADTRQIAINRVGIKDIRHPVRVKDRSEGEQHTIANFNMYVFLPHNFKGTHMSRFVGILNNHEREISISSFEDMLLEMVELLESEAGHIEMAFPFFVNKTAPVSGVQSLMDYDVTLIGEVEDGRPSIFTKVVVPVTSLCPCSKSISDRGAHNQRSHVTVTVSTRDFMWIEEIIELVEAEASSELYSLLKRPDEKFITERAYDNPKFVEDVVRDVAGRLNADTRIESYVVEAENFESIHNHSAYARIEKP
- the ispA gene encoding (2E,6E)-farnesyl diphosphate synthase, with the protein product MPTNATFSEFSKACVSRVEQALEQQLPGTSIEPARLHEAMRYATFNGGKRVRPILVYASGQACRGAPEALDIPACAVELIHSYSLVHDDLPAMDDDDLRRGKPTCHRAYDEATAILVGDALQSLAFRLLTHHQDQLPADTCLQMVRLLATASGSRGMAGGQAMDIDAVARELTLPELEIMHIHKTGALIRASVQMGAMAAGATEQQLLLLGHYATAVGLAFQVQDDILDITSDTDTLGKTQGKDAAANKPTYPGLLGLDGARQKAQELLDEALNALVDFGAEADQLRHLARYVVQRAH
- a CDS encoding exodeoxyribonuclease VII small subunit is translated as MSRKKPENLDFETARGELQDIVEKLEQGDISLEESLKVFERGVALFRNCQKLLSEAEQKVSILSEKSMDAEPEAFEPDHAD
- a CDS encoding CNP1-like family protein, translated to MLSLLLCAGGLFAAPTDRYEELTGDQDDFEANVKEWKEFRTEIPPIPNDDDWTPVAIDALPKNLHAYLDLNTLNLSDKDFVVRYWLLIRSDKGAYTATFEGTRCSAGEYIIYAWGYRKRTPPLRRVKQPRWRPLNGQRNGNYRQELARDILCAGETPRRKYQIQQAVKGLYEAHNPFNNWVNDD
- the parE gene encoding DNA topoisomerase IV subunit B; its protein translation is MTDAYDASAIEVLSGLEPVRKRPGMYTDTTRPNHLAQEVIDNSVDEALAGFAHQIEVTLYKDGSLEVADDGRGMPVDIHPEEGLPGVEVILCKLHAGGKFSNKSYQFSGGLHGVGVSVVNALSRHLEIWVKRDGREYNIAFANGEKVSDLEVVGKVGKQNTGTRIRFWPDTSFFDSPRFSVRQLKHVLRAKAVLCPGLRVRFTEEKSGETEEWQYADGLTDYLMEALQGFEMLPAEPFTGSMSSAVEAADWAVAWLPEGGEPLTESYVNLIPTAQGGTHVNGLRAGLTEAVREFCEFRNLLPRGVKITPDDVWNRVSYVLSVKMADPQFSGQTKERLSSRECAAFVSGVVKDAFSLWLNQNTAVGEAIADLAINAAQTRMRAGRKVVRKKVTQGPALPGKLADCASDDMKRTELFLVEGDSAGGSAKQARDKDFQAIMPLRGKILNTWEVGSADVLASQEVHDISVAIGVEPGVDDLSKLRFGKICILADADSDGLHIATLLCALFVRHFPKLVREGHVYVAMPPLYRIDVGKQVFYALDDAEKQGILARIEAEKLRGRVNVQRFKGLGEMNPLQLRETTIHPDTRRLVQLAMEPGDETMKVMDMLLAKKRAADRKSWLQEKGDMAEAAQDLIAGVEA
- a CDS encoding c-type cytochrome; the encoded protein is MKYLSLLLLFLGMPLSAAPNGKALYEEKCSVCHHFRGEGGIGLPLTQEILSQVPDDYIAHTIRVGRPGRIMPSFNTLSDAQVDAIIRYIRSWSGKPGPVFKAARLKGNAAKGKPLYEKHCVRCHGQDGSGEGAGTGVTLSRERSFMVMPAALNNPGFQQSASDAMIHDIVLSGRKVGGMPSFKSKLTDQEVADVVAYVRTLKPPVAKQGMEEWRGKPAYIMESPYDFETTVENVKQALTGANFRIFPQRYLEQGLTDEFSVNTRQISIRFCNFKELYHLLNIDPRLGTVLPCRINVIEQDGKVLVISANVAQLATLFNNQELSEVGVLMEEIILSVMEEATL
- a CDS encoding DUF302 domain-containing protein; translation: MRKLIAIALILLMAGLASAAEQTLVMVRSPAKSSHVMDVLKETILEYGYQVAHVQRCDGGMAEFHYKSDFYRVVFFGKVEEVRAVLKRHPEMSPYLPLKIAVVAENKDTVLASVDPRALAPLFPDDPELQVLLARWYNDIRSVMDEMRNLNNTQ